A stretch of Elgaria multicarinata webbii isolate HBS135686 ecotype San Diego chromosome 5, rElgMul1.1.pri, whole genome shotgun sequence DNA encodes these proteins:
- the LOC134399621 gene encoding zinc finger protein 3-like, with protein sequence MSRNTSPVPNSSQLTSPLLQCNSPSEPRSSLSTVLRGDVEKPQVNVGPQLTPRVQKLMVCPECGKSFSRTIHLVQHQRMHSGEKPYKCSECGKGFSQSSHLVQHQKIHTGQKPYTCHECGQSFNQRSNLIKHQRIHTGDKPYVCAECGKIFSDSSTCIKHQRMHTGEKPYKCPECGKSFSQQSHVTQHQRIHSGLRPYMCAECGKSFGQGSDLISHTRTHTGTP encoded by the exons ATGAGTAGAAATACTTCCCCGGTTCCCAACTCAAGCCAACTCACCTCACCATTGCTGCAATGCAACAGCCCTTCAGAGCCAAGATCTAGCCTGTCCACTGTCTTGAGAGGCGATGTTGAGAAACCACAGGTCAATGTGGGCCCCCAGCTGACCCCCAGAGTGCAAAAGCTGATGGTATGTCCTGAATGTGGCAAGAGCTTCAGTCGGACTATTCACCTGGTCCAGCATCAGAGGATGCACTCCGGGGAAAAGCCCTACAAGTGCAgtgagtgtggaaagggcttcagccaGAGCTCACATCTTGTTCAGCACCAGAAGATTCACACTGGACAGAAACCTTACACGTGTCATGAGTGCGGGCAGAGCTTCAACCAGCGCTCCAATCTGATCaaacaccagagaatccacacaggggacaAGCCCTATGTGTGTGCAGAGTGTGGGAAAATATTCAGTGACAGCTCCACCTGCATCAAGCATCAGAGGAtgcacacgggagagaagccataCAAGTGCCCagaatgtgggaagagtttcagccaACAATCCCATGTGACCCAGCACCAACGGATCCACAGTGGTCTGAGGCCCTACATGTGtgctgagtgtggaaaaagctttggGCAGGGCTCAGACCTCATTAGCCATACAAGAacccacactg GCACACCATGA